One Setaria italica strain Yugu1 chromosome I, Setaria_italica_v2.0, whole genome shotgun sequence DNA window includes the following coding sequences:
- the LOC101775034 gene encoding aspartyl protease family protein At5g10770 isoform X1, with protein MASVPKLLLLLFFCSCHSLIAHAGDDRSYTVLSLDSLKSDAVCSERKAVPLPGAATVPLHHRHGPCSPLNITKMPTLKEMLRRDQLRAAYIQRKLSAGAKGGAGDVQQSDATVPTKLGTYLDTLEYLITVVIGSPGVTQTMLIDTGSDVSWVQCKPCSQCHSQADPLFDPSSSSTYSPFSCSSATCAQLGQEGNGCSNSQCQYIVRYGDGSSTTGTYSSDTLALGSNTVTNFQFGCSQVGSGFDDQTAGLMGLGGGTQSLVSQTAGTFGTAFSYCLPATSSSSGFLTLGAGTGSSGFVRTPMLRSSQVLTFYGVRLQAIRVGGRQLNIPSSAFSAGEIMDSGTVITRLQRTAYSALSSAFKAGMKQYPRAPSSGILDTCFDFSGQRSITIPTVALVFSGGAVVNLDANGIILGSCLAFAGNSDDSSFGIIGNVQQRTFEVLYDVGGGSVGFRAGAC; from the exons ATGGCCTCTGTTCCaaagcttctcctcctcctcttcttttgcAGCTGTCACTCTCTCATTGCTCACGCAGGAGATGATCGCAGCTACACGGTTCTGTCCCTTGACTCTCTGAAGTCTGACGCTGTATGCTCCGAGCGCAAAG CAGTTCCGTTGCCCGGCGCCGCCACGGTGCCGTTGCACCACCGCCATGGCCCGTGCTCGCCGTTGAACATCACTAAGATGCCAACCCTGAAGGAGATGCTCCGGCGTGACCAGCTCCGGGCTGCTTACATCCAACGGAAGCTCTCCGCCGGCGCCAAGGGCGGCGCTGGTGACGTCCAGCAATCGGACGCCACCGTGCCGACGAAGCTGGGCACCTACCTCGACACGTTGGAGTACTTGATCACCGTCGTCATCGGCTCGCCGGGCGTGACCCAGACCATGCTCATCGACACCGGCAGCGACGTGTCATGGGTGCAGTGCAAGCCGTGCTCGCAGTGCCACTCGCAGGCGGACCCGCTCTTCGACCCCAGCTCGTCGAGCACGTATTCACCGTTCTCTTGCAGCTCTGCCACCTGCGCGCAGCTCGGTCAGGAAGGGAACGGCTGCTCGAACTCCCAGTGCCAGTACATTGTCAGGTACGGCGACGGCTCCAGCACGACGGGGACCTACAGCTCCGACACGCTCGCGCTGGGCTCCAACACCGTCACGAACTTCCAGTTCGGGTGCAGCCAGGTGGGGTCGGGCTTCGACGACCAAACCGCCGGGCTCAtggggctcggcggcggcacgcaGTCGCTGGTGTCGCAGACGGCGGGGACGTTCGGCACGGCCTTCTCCTACTGCCTCCCAGCGACCTCGAGCTCCTCCGGGTTCCTCACTCTCGGTGCTGGAACTGGAAGCTCGGGCTTCGTCAGGACGCCCATGCTCAGGAGCAGCCAGGTCCTCACGTTCTACGGCGTACGCCTTCAGGCCATCAGGGTGGGTGGGAGGCAGCTCAACATACCCTCCTCTGCCTTCTCCGCCGGGGAGATCATGGACTCCGGCACGGTCATCACGAGGCTGCAGCGGACGGCCTACTCGGCGCTGTCGTCGGCGTTCAAGGCCGGGATGAAGCAGTACCCGCGGGCCCCGTCCAGCGGCATCCTCGACACgtgcttcgacttcagcggccAGAGAAGCATCACGATACCGACCGTCGCCCTGGTGTTctccggcggcgcggtcgtCAACCTCGACGCGAACGGGATCATTCTGGGCAGCTGCCTCGCCTTCGCTGGGAACAGTGACGACAGCTCCTTCGGCATCATCGGCAACGTGCAGCAGCGCACGTTCGAGGTGCTGTACGACGTCGGCGGGGGCTCTGTGGGCTTCAGGGCTGGGGCGTGCTGA
- the LOC101776527 gene encoding nuclear transcription factor Y subunit B-2: MDSSSGFLPAGAANGGSNNGGGAQAQQQAAPPPIREQDRLMPIANVIRIMRRVLPPHAKISDDAKETIQECVSEYISFITGEANERCQREQRKTITAEDVLWAMSRLGFDDYVDPLSVYLHRYREFEGEARGVGGLPPGATRGGDHHHHSMAPPPMLKPRAPGAAMPPHHHDMQLHHASMYGGAVPPHHGHGHGFAMPHHQGGHHQYLPYPYDPAYGGEHAMAAYYGGSGAAYAPGNGGSGGDGSGSSGGSASQGGGFEHQHPFASYK; encoded by the coding sequence ATGGACTCCAGCAGCGGCTTCCTCCCTGCCGGCGCGGCGAACGGCGGCAGcaacaacggcggcggcgcgcaggcccAGCAGcaggctgcgccgccgccgatccgcGAGCAGGACCGGCTGATGCCGATCGCGAACGTGATCCGCATCATGCGGCGCGTGCTGCCGCCGCACGCCAAGATCTCGGACGACGCCAAGGAGACGATCCAGGAGTGCGTGTCCGAGTACATCAGCTTCATCACGGGGGAGGCCAACGAGCGGTGCCAGCGGGAGCAGCGCAAGACCATCACCGCCGAGGACGTGCTCTGGGCCATGAGCCGCCTCGGCTTCGACGACTACGTCGACCCGCTCAGCGTCTACCTCCACCGCTACCGCGAATTCGAGGGCGaggcgcgcggcgtcggcggcctccCACCGGGTGCAACGCGCGGcggcgaccaccaccaccactccatggcgccgccgccgatgctcaagccccgcgcgcccggcgctgccatgccgccgcaccaccacgACATGCAGCTGCACCACGCCTCCATGTACGGGGGCGCCGTGCCCCCgcaccacggccacggccacgggtTCGCCATGCCGCACCACCAGGGCGGCCACCACCAGTACCTGCCGTACCCGTACGACCCCGCGTACGGCGGCGAGCACGCCATGGCCGCGTACTACGGGGGATCCGGCGCCGCGTACGCGCCCGGcaacggcgggagcggcggcgacggcagcggcagcagcggcgggagcGCGTCGCAGGGCGGCGGCTTCGAGCACCAGCACCCGTTCGCGTCGTACAAGTAG
- the LOC101773969 gene encoding RPM1-interacting protein 4, which produces MVFVKDDTGRTLPKFGEWDVNNPASADGFTVIFSKARDEKKAPTKGHISNRSADSKDSSRVDNKVTSYNSRNNASKKWFCCVSPSPTQS; this is translated from the exons ATGGTGTTTGTGAAGGACGACACCGGCCGCACTCTACCCAAGTTCGGCGAATGGGACGTCAACAACCCGGCGTCCGCCGACGGGTTCACGGTTATCTTCAGCAAAGCCAGGGATGAGAAGAAAGCCCCGACCAAAGGCCACATCAGCAACAGGTCGGCAGACAGCAAGGACTCCAGCAGGGTCGACAACAAGGTGACCTCCTACAACTCCAGGAACAACGCATCG AAGAAATGGTTCTGCTGCGTCTCGCCCAGTCCCACACAATCCTGA
- the LOC101774364 gene encoding uncharacterized protein LOC101774364: MDSATVALASPASDDRRFWDRLRNRVDTILEDRGVLPQPAAAATTRGVESERGKRLREDSLMLVRGLDSVAASLAQLSDTLTAAQKGVSALATCSSQARECERRAELDEEEEEPKAKRLCGDSLEAAGLDGDSPVAGKEASAAAAAGSDVEETAGVKLRQGTGGGQASAEVAQSTNLKRARNLAVSMASRAAALARELKNIKSELHFMQERCGLLEEENKRLREGNDSGVSPEEDDLVRLQLEALLAEKSRLAQENANLTRENQSLMQLVEYHQLTSQDLEESYEDVMQGMRLDFSSPLGKISDDEKGEYDDGVPVTPAEVSSSPDE; the protein is encoded by the exons ATGGACTCCGCCACCGTGGCTCTCGCCAGCCCCGCCTCCGACGACCGGCGGTTCTGGGACCGCCTCCGCAACCGCGTCGACACCATCCTCGAGGACCGCGGCGTGCTCCCAcaacccgccgctgccgccactaCG CGCGGGGTGGAATCCGAGCGGGGGAAGCGCCTCCGGGAGGACTCGCTGATGCTCGTCCGTGGTCTGGACTCCGTCGCCGCGTCGCTGGCGCAGCTCTCCGACACCCTCACCGCCGCGCAGAAG GGAGTGAGTGCTCTGGCCACGTGCTCTTCTCAGGCGAGGGAATGCGAGCGCCGCGCCGAATtagatgaggaagaagaggagccaaAGGCAAAGCGGCTGTGTGGCGACTCGTTGGAGGCCGCGGGCCTGGATGGCGATTCTCCAGTCGCCGGAAAGGAAGCgtctgcggctgcggctgctggtTCTGATGTAGAGGAAACCGCGGGCGTCAAACTGCGGCAGGGGACGGGGGGTGGGCAGGCCTCCGCGGAGGTCGCGCAGAGCACTAACCTGAAGCGGGCCAGAAAT CTGGCGGTTTCAATGGCAAGCAGAGCAGCTGCGCTCGCAAGGGAGCTCAAGAACATCAAGTCGGAGTTGCACTTCATGCAGGAGAGGTGTGGTTTGCTTGAGGAGGAGAATAAGAGACTCAGAGAGGGAAATGACAGCGGAGTCAGCCCTGAAGAAGATGACCTG GTGAGACTACAATTGGAGGCTCTACTGGCAGAGAAGTCGCGGCTGGCGCAGGAGAACGCCAACCTGACGAGGGAGAACCAGAGCCTGATGCAGCTGGTGGAGTATCACCAGTTGACCTCCCAGGATCTGGAGGAGTCCTACGAGGATGTTATGCAGGGGATGCGGCTTGACTTCTCGTCGCCGTTGGGGAAGATTAGTGATGACGAAAAAGGCGAGTACGATGATGGAGTTCCGGTCACCCCGGCTGAGGTGTCGAGCTCCCCTGATGAGTAG
- the LOC101775727 gene encoding early nodulin-like protein 1, giving the protein MASLRFAVFAISCALLAASVAALPPAVFNVGDERGWAVPSGNGTETYNHWAKRNHFQVGDILSFKYANDSVLLVSHDDYKQCSTETPLSRFTSGDTKFRLDGTGPFYFVSGVPGHCEAGQRMIARVRAPSSLTGAPAAAPGMPPTAMGSGTPTPAASSPAAPSVVVGSGSASTPTPTPSPSPMPAASGATRRALSVVSSVVVGLVVVGVVTLLVEV; this is encoded by the exons ATGGCCAGCCTCCGCTTCGCCGTGTTCGCCATCTCCTGCGCCCTCCTcgcggcgtcggtggcggcgctgccTCCGGCGGTGTTCAACGTCGGCGACGAGCGGGGGTGGGCGGTGCCGTCGGGCAACGGCACCGAGACGTACAACCACTGGGCCAAGAGGAACCACTTCCAAGTCGGCGACATCCTGA GTTTCAAGTACGCCAACGACTCGGTGCTGCTGGTGAGCCACGACGACTACAAGCAGTGCAGCACGGAGACGCCGCTGAGCCGGTTCACGAGCGGCGACACCAAGTTCAGGCTCGACGGCACCGGGCCTTTCTACTTCGTCAGCGGCGTCCCGGGCCACTGCGAGGCGGGGCAGCGGATGATCGCGCGCGTCAGGGCGCCCTCCTCCCTGACCGGCGCCCCCGCGGCGGCTCCGGGGATGCCGCCCACCGCCATGGGCAGCGGCAcgcccacccccgccgcctcgtcgcccgccgcgccgtcggTCGTCGTCGGCTCCGGATCCGCTTCCACCCCCACGCCCACCCCAAGCCCGAGCCCGAtgccggcggccagcggcgcgACTAGGCGTGCGCTCAGCGTTGTTTCGTCTGTTGTAGTAGGGCTCGTGGTCGTGGGTGTCGTCACCTTGCTCGTGGAGGTTTGA
- the LOC101775034 gene encoding aspartyl protease family protein At5g10770 isoform X2 yields MASVPKLLLLLFFCSCHSLIAHAGDDRSYTVLSLDSLKSDAVCSERKVPLPGAATVPLHHRHGPCSPLNITKMPTLKEMLRRDQLRAAYIQRKLSAGAKGGAGDVQQSDATVPTKLGTYLDTLEYLITVVIGSPGVTQTMLIDTGSDVSWVQCKPCSQCHSQADPLFDPSSSSTYSPFSCSSATCAQLGQEGNGCSNSQCQYIVRYGDGSSTTGTYSSDTLALGSNTVTNFQFGCSQVGSGFDDQTAGLMGLGGGTQSLVSQTAGTFGTAFSYCLPATSSSSGFLTLGAGTGSSGFVRTPMLRSSQVLTFYGVRLQAIRVGGRQLNIPSSAFSAGEIMDSGTVITRLQRTAYSALSSAFKAGMKQYPRAPSSGILDTCFDFSGQRSITIPTVALVFSGGAVVNLDANGIILGSCLAFAGNSDDSSFGIIGNVQQRTFEVLYDVGGGSVGFRAGAC; encoded by the exons ATGGCCTCTGTTCCaaagcttctcctcctcctcttcttttgcAGCTGTCACTCTCTCATTGCTCACGCAGGAGATGATCGCAGCTACACGGTTCTGTCCCTTGACTCTCTGAAGTCTGACGCTGTATGCTCCGAGCGCAAAG TTCCGTTGCCCGGCGCCGCCACGGTGCCGTTGCACCACCGCCATGGCCCGTGCTCGCCGTTGAACATCACTAAGATGCCAACCCTGAAGGAGATGCTCCGGCGTGACCAGCTCCGGGCTGCTTACATCCAACGGAAGCTCTCCGCCGGCGCCAAGGGCGGCGCTGGTGACGTCCAGCAATCGGACGCCACCGTGCCGACGAAGCTGGGCACCTACCTCGACACGTTGGAGTACTTGATCACCGTCGTCATCGGCTCGCCGGGCGTGACCCAGACCATGCTCATCGACACCGGCAGCGACGTGTCATGGGTGCAGTGCAAGCCGTGCTCGCAGTGCCACTCGCAGGCGGACCCGCTCTTCGACCCCAGCTCGTCGAGCACGTATTCACCGTTCTCTTGCAGCTCTGCCACCTGCGCGCAGCTCGGTCAGGAAGGGAACGGCTGCTCGAACTCCCAGTGCCAGTACATTGTCAGGTACGGCGACGGCTCCAGCACGACGGGGACCTACAGCTCCGACACGCTCGCGCTGGGCTCCAACACCGTCACGAACTTCCAGTTCGGGTGCAGCCAGGTGGGGTCGGGCTTCGACGACCAAACCGCCGGGCTCAtggggctcggcggcggcacgcaGTCGCTGGTGTCGCAGACGGCGGGGACGTTCGGCACGGCCTTCTCCTACTGCCTCCCAGCGACCTCGAGCTCCTCCGGGTTCCTCACTCTCGGTGCTGGAACTGGAAGCTCGGGCTTCGTCAGGACGCCCATGCTCAGGAGCAGCCAGGTCCTCACGTTCTACGGCGTACGCCTTCAGGCCATCAGGGTGGGTGGGAGGCAGCTCAACATACCCTCCTCTGCCTTCTCCGCCGGGGAGATCATGGACTCCGGCACGGTCATCACGAGGCTGCAGCGGACGGCCTACTCGGCGCTGTCGTCGGCGTTCAAGGCCGGGATGAAGCAGTACCCGCGGGCCCCGTCCAGCGGCATCCTCGACACgtgcttcgacttcagcggccAGAGAAGCATCACGATACCGACCGTCGCCCTGGTGTTctccggcggcgcggtcgtCAACCTCGACGCGAACGGGATCATTCTGGGCAGCTGCCTCGCCTTCGCTGGGAACAGTGACGACAGCTCCTTCGGCATCATCGGCAACGTGCAGCAGCGCACGTTCGAGGTGCTGTACGACGTCGGCGGGGGCTCTGTGGGCTTCAGGGCTGGGGCGTGCTGA
- the LOC101776127 gene encoding tRNA (guanine(9)-N1)-methyltransferase — protein MADDAVGEQAAVAAGDGAQPPALSKSARKKLQKQERQAERKAARKAAEKERRRADVERRRREWEEALAAAPSDEARAEMVAARRETRRERVGRRAEERGARAERLRRAAEGAGQKVVLDLEFADLMRPNEIHSLTQQIMYCYAVNGRSANPAHLWLTGCSGEMATHLQRIPGYDKWIIEKAAKPYLEAFEDRKENLVYLTADAETVLDDLDMSKIYIIGGLVDRNRWKGITLKKAAEQGIQSAKLPIGNYLKLSSSQVLTVNQVFEIMLKFVETRDWKTAFFHVIPQRKRGEAEAGDDETKVSLDDNDDDAEEAANGNLSEEDLKKVIDEDVADDGDEELEDDETDVSNKRQCVRREDVEAGDQDHSGAVAEATPAGLDATTPQAEQAKESNNGGKDD, from the exons ATGGCCGACGACGCGGTGGGCGAGCaagccgcggtggcggcgggggacggGGCGCAGCCTCCTGCGCTGTCGAAGAGCGCGAGGAAGAAGCTGCAGAAGCAGGAGCGCCAGGCTGAGCGGAAGGCGGCCCGGAAGGCGGCGGagaaggagcggcggcgcgccgacgtggagcggcggaggcgcgaGTGGGAGGAGgcgctcgccgcggcgccgtcggACGAGGCGCGCGCCGagatggtggcggcgcggcgggagaCGCGGCGCGAGCGGGTGGGCCGGCGGGCGGAGGAGCGCGGGGCTCGCGCGGAGCGGCTCCGGCGCGCGGCCGAGGGCGCGGGACAGAAGGTGGTGCTGGACCTCGAGTTCGCGGACCTTATGCGGCCCAACGAGATCCATAGCCTCACGCAGCAG ATTATGTACTGCTATGCAGTGAATGGGAGATCTGCAAACCCAGCTCACCTGTGGTTGACAGGTTGCAGTGGAGAAATGGCGACCCATCTTCAGAGAATTCCTGGGTATGATAAGTGGATCATTGAAAAAGCAGCCAAGCCTTATCTTGAAGCATTTGAAGATCGTAAAGAAAACCTTGTGTATCTTACAGCAGATGCTGAGACTGTGCTTGATGATCTAGACATGTCAAAAATATACATCATTGGTGGCCTGGTGGATCGAAACAGATGGAAAGGCATAACATTGAAAAAGGCTGCTGAGCAGGGCATTCAATCTGCGAAGCTTCCTATTGGAAACTATTTAAAGTTGTCAAGTTCCCAG GTTCTTACAGTTAACCAAGTGTTTGAGATAATGCTAAAGTTTGTGGAAACAAGGGACTGGAAGACGGCATTCTTCCATGTGATTCCACAGAGGAAGCGGGGAGAAGCTGAAGCTGGAGATGATGAGACCAAAGTAAGCTTGGacgataatgatgatgatgctgaaGAAGCTGCAAATGGAAATCTTTCTGAGGAGGACCTGAAAAAGGTTATCGATGAAGACGTGGCCGACGATGGGGATGAAGAGCTGGAAGACGACGAAACCGATGTTTCCAACAAGAGGCAGTGTGTTAGACGTGAAGACGTGGAGGCTGGGGATCAGGATCACTCCGGTGCTGTAGCAGAGGCGACACCAGCTGGGCTAGACGCTACTACACCGCAGGCTGAGCAGGCCAAGGAATCAAACAACGGTGGCAAGGACGACTGA
- the LOC101785579 gene encoding nuclear transcription factor Y subunit B-1, whose translation MAKGLIDHQFTTKFTNRERMGRKGKRGAIREKKGGRDGEKAAPPADDDCASSSDGEGGAAAAGLPMANLVRLIRQVIPKGVKVSTRAKHLTHDCAVEFVGFVAGEAAEQAKAQHRRTIAPEDFICAFQALGFDDYVQPMSTYTRRYHEHHNNAARGYRGSFVPRPPPPPPDVAVAEEAAVTAPGVPCFSDEEMQYLRSTVPSLHGEQDDEGSSSAYSPTPAGHGYGYTGDM comes from the exons ATGGCCAAGGGGCTCATCGATCACCAGTTCACCACAAAGTTCACAAATAGAGAGAGGATGGGTCGCAAGGGAAAGCGTG GTGCGATTCGTGAGAAGAAGGGCGGCCGTGACGGCGAgaaggccgcgccgccggctgaCGACGACtgcgcgtcgtcgtcggacggggagggaggcgccgcggccgccgggctGCCGATGGCCAACCTCGTGCGCCTCATCCGGCAGGTGATCCCCAAGGGCGTCAAGGTCTCGACGCGAGCCAAGCACCTCACCCACGACTGCGCCGTCGAGTTCGTCGgcttcgtcgccggcgaggcggccgaGCAGGCCAAGGCGCAGCACCGCCGCACCATCGCGCCCGAGGACTTCATCTGCGCGTTCCAGGCGCTCGGGTTCGACGACTACGTCCAGCCCATGAGCACCTACACCCGCCGCTACCACGAGCACCATAATAACGCCGCCCGCGGCTACAGGGGGTCGTTCGTGccacgccctcctcctccaccccctgatgtggcggtggcggaggaggcggccgtcACGGCCCCTGGCGTGCCATGCTTCTCCGATGAGGAGATGCAGTACCTGAGGTCGACGGTGCCTTCCCTGCATGGAGAACAAGATGACGAGGGAAGCTCCTCGGCGTACTCGCCGACGCCGGCCGGGCACGGCTACGGTTACACCGGAGACATGTGA